In Arvicanthis niloticus isolate mArvNil1 chromosome 16, mArvNil1.pat.X, whole genome shotgun sequence, the sequence AGACAAGGAGGCATGTTTGaaatgagaattttatttaaaacctgTACACATCCTCACAAGAGCAGTTTACTACAGAAATGTCATCAACTAAAAAAGTCCACCAATATTGACTGACTTATTCTGCACTGGAGCTGGTcacccatgctcagtctgatgccATCCCACTACTGTGTATCAGCTGGTGTTCCTTGCACTCTTTTGATGAATCAGGAGCACTGAGATTATACTCCCAGTGAGTCAGGACCAACTTTGAGGCTGTTTTACTCATAAGGGTTCTGTCAATTTCTCCTCCCCTCCAATGTGCTCTGTCCAGCTGCCtgtttcctctcccacctttgaGAGTGTAAGACAGAAggtgaaaggacagaaagaagagatCACACACAGGAAAATAGAAACCAGAACACAAACAGAACATGCAAATGACAGGCATCCAGCTTTGTGCTTGGTGTTTTGAGTAAACATTATTGAAAACTATGTGTGTGCAAATATAGTATTagttataatgaaaatattttgagtatAAATTTTGCTACAAAATATTTAAGCCAAAATAATAAACTATAGTCTGACTGGAAAGAAGGGAATATTACTGCTTAGCAATGAATGCTGTCatgccttttcctctttctggccACTAAAGCTGTATTCAGCTATGCTGTAAACACATTTTAGTACCAAGCACTAAGTGAGGCCCCAATGGCTTGTGAACCAGCCACCTGAAAAGTACGGTCACGGTAAAAAAGAGACATCCACTAGCGACCAATATAAATGGTTCTTTTAAAATGCTTACTAAGTTGCTTTTAGAGTACAGGAATGCACCTAAGGGCATGTGCATGACAACTGACTATACAGTGTAAACAGCAACAGTGGCTATGCATAATGGATACACAGAATAAAACGATGGCAAGTGTGGCATCAACAATATCAAGAATATAAAGAGTGAATGTGCCTAGTTTTTACACACAATAAGCTATCAGGACGAGACAATCAGATTTAGCATACTCTAATACTGAAATAGGAGTGTGTATATCATTTAATACTCAAGTATAAAAAGCAAAAGAGTTAAAATAGCGGTAGTTACAATAATCTATTAATAGAAACAACAGTGACAATGTGGTATCAAAtagttaaaatgttaaatatacaaataacaaatatatCACCAATGAAAATAACCCCAAATACTCAAACATTTAGGTGTGGTGATACATTTTATGAATATGTCTCTTATAGTCAAATAGACTGGAACTTTTGTGTTAATACATCTTGAGGTCACTTAAAAGACTATGTACTTAAGCTGATTTCCTATTGTGTACTCAGCCTGTTTAACCTGCCTTTTAACAGAACAAtgtaaaaaggggggggggggaggagagagagaacaatgtaACAACTTTAGTTGCCTTGAATTTCTCATGTAATCAGCTTTTACAACTTAAACTAAACTATAGCTTTAATTGTCAGTTATGTACTATTCTTCCATGCTCCTGACCCAAAGTAATGTATGCTGGTACATGTGTATTGTGGTATTAATTTACTAAAAAGAGCAAACAATTCAAAAATGGCTTTATACAGGCAATATTTGTCATGAATGCTGGGAACAGATATTACTTGATAGCAGTACACCTGCAGCTATGCTTGCTGTCCTGAGTGCTTCTAGGTCAGCTGAATTAAGTAAGCTAATCTCTTATAAAACTCTTAAAGATTTCTATAAAGCATCCCTTATCCCTTTCCCATGCcatgttttctgtgctgttcaagAAACCCACAGCAAAGCTTTTTGGTAAGGACACCAACATAGGGACAGATAAAACAGCAAAACATAGCAAGACATACAGAACAGAATtcaggaagacacacacagacagacagacagacagacagacagacagacagacacatacattatgtgtacacacatgtgacagATAAGCCAAGAACCATAAGCTCCATACTGACAGAAGACATGGGGATGAATAAGTAGAGAATTCAACCTTGAACTTGCTCTTTCTCAAGTTAATCCAAGAGCAAGTCTGTGACTTTACTCCTTAATGTGAGAACAATACATTCTGGCTCTCTGAGGTAGTATTTAATACACTTAGCCAACACATTTACAATGAAacagttttggtttgtttttacttattgcAGTGCTGAAGAGCAAACCCAGAGCCTGGTGCTAGACACATttgccaactgagctgcatctctaCCCTAAAATGCTTAATTCTAtttaaggagggaaaaaaaaaaggcgtgCTTTTTAGAATGCTCCTGTGTGACAGAATGTAGCAGAAGTGAACGTCCAGCCTCTTTGCCTTACATGGGTCATTTTAAGAagtggagatggagggagaaTAATCAAGAATtaaaagtcatccttagctatataCTTTtgaggaggccagcctgagctcaaAAAGGATTGTACCTTAACCTTCCACACCCCAAATAAGAACTGTCACTTTATTTGTTCAAGTTTTATCTGAAACTTAAGAGACTTTGGTCCTCAccataaaataaacatgtatGGTAACAGATATCAATCAGTTTGACCTAACAGTCCACAATACCCATACTTATCAAAACATGACATTAACATTAGTTTCTATTTGTCAATTAAAGGAAGAATGCTTAAGGTAACATGACTTGTATATGTAAGTAGTAATTATTAGGGAGCACCATTTATTACACAATGTACCATGGTATCTGCTaagttgttttacttttaaaatgatttcatgtCACTCATTCACAGGCCTGTGAAGTaaaaaacaacttagatgtcatttcttttttccctacagagttagggtcttactatgtggccCCACAGCTTCAAACATGCAATGCCTTCTGCTTGCACCTCAGAGTAATAGGGATTAGCGGTGTGTGCCAGGCTAGATTTCTTTTCTTATAGCACTGAGAAGATTCTTAAAAAGAGTTCCAAAACTTTCATTTTCATAATCTTAAATAATCTGAGACCTCTCATTTGAATTTAGTATTCTTACAACTTATCCTCTAATTCTCAATTAAGAAGAACAATATATCTAAGCTggtatttcaaatatattttgttgAGCATAGACAAATCTGTCCTTCAATAATGTataattatgtgtgcatgtatataatatactgtacagaactgatttttttcagtaaaaaaaatttaaagtttacaAAATATATACTGGTAAATATTTAAGATCTGTTCAAAAGTCATCTTGTGACATAAGATTTCTGATGACACATCTTGATATTTCATTGAGAAGGTAGAAATATAAATTAGTAAACACATCATGGTTTCAAACCCTGGCCATTCCTTTCCCTGTCTTTAGGAATTCCAGAGCTGCTCACCTCTTGCCCTTTCCCTGGACTAGCAACCCTAAAGAATGGGAAGAATGGTGACACAAGGGGATTGTTTGACATTTCTAGCTCAAGGAACTGCCCCAAATCTAGGGAATAGCAGATCAATGGCTTAATGATTCTCTTTTCTCACCTTTGAcatcaaaaggaagaaaatttagaGTTGCTGACAAAGACTAAAACTCTCACTAGCCTTACCATCACAAAGCAGAAAACTAATCACTGAAGCATACACTCCTTTTCTAGAGAACACAAGACTTAAAGTAGATAAACTAACATCACTTGCCCCTGAAAACCCAACCAATTAAACGTCATTGCTTTCTCTCCTCCTAAAATGTACTACACACAAGACCGATACATTTATGACAGCGTTTTAAAAGCCATACCTATTGCAATTGTCAGGTCTCTTCTGAGGGCAAATCCCACTAATCTCTGAGATTCTTTTGACATTATAACAGGAAAGCCATTATAGCTGGTTTCATTAATCATGTTTTCTATGTCATCTACTGTCATATTGTCCTGTGTCAAAACAGCTAAGGGAGGGTCACTTCTTCGAGGTCTCATGACATCAGCAGCCAGGGTTGTATGAGTGAATTCTTCTTTTGCATCCAAGAAAGGGTACCCATTGAGTCGGATGTGTGCTTCATAAATACCTTCCCTACCAAAGGCATCACCGACCCATTTACTGGTCATTACTGCAGCCATAAGAGGAACAATATATTCCAATCCTCCAGTAAGTTCAAAAACAATGACCACCAGAGAGACAGTCATTCTTGTCACACCACCTGAAAGAAATAAACACCACTGGTCAGGAAAGGCAGAATCCACACCAGTACAATGTACTTGAGTCTTATACTAGGCAGGCGAACAAGGAATCACTGATCAAGACAGATCTTGATCAGTGAAAAGCATTAGCATCAAAAACTCAGAATTATCTCAGAATAATAACCATTACGTCTAACATGACCTAGAGAAAAAACAATATGACTATATCAAGGAAGATAATTATAACATTTGTAAACCtttgtaacattaaaaaaaaaaaaaaaaatcccacagctGGGCAAGAAAAGTGACTTTGCCATTTTGATATACTGATTTCATTGTTATAAAAGTTTACTATGACTTCATAAATACAAATGAGACTATCACAGCTTTCTTGCTTGCTACCAGTTTACaaattgtgtgtgcacacacgtgcttGTGTATGCATAGAATATTAAAATTACTTATGTCTTTTCAAAATGTATCAAATATTTTGAAGCCTCTGATTTATTAACAATGTAAGTGATAATGTTAGGTAGAAAATTCATCTATTCTGGGTGGGGTGTTTACGTAGCATGTGCAATCATCTGGGTTTGAGTCCAAGATCCCGAGGacggatggaggaggaggggctgggaactCTACTCATTTCCTCAGATGATCACTCGCTGGCAGCTTTGCCTGTGCAGCGCTAGGCCCTCTTCTCTTCCTAGTGCCTCTCCTGTGCTCCTCTTCTGCACACCACACCTGACTATACTTGTTCTGTCAACTATAGACAGACTTTGAATAGCTACCTAAGAAAGCAACACATATATGAAATCCACATTTCTCGTCTCTTCTTTCAAGGAAGGGCCATTTCTGATCCCAAAGTTTTGCACACACTCTTCCTCACAATCTAGGTGGTTATTTTTGAAACCTTAACTTTTATTCCAATATCTTGATTATCACTCTACAGATCTGAATTCTTCTCTAAGATATCTGAGTCCTTTTCTCAGGATTCTCATTGTTACTAAACTAGTCCAGGACCTAAattattctttcattaaaaaaaaaaaaagtaggctccttttaaaaattttttgagattttattatgTATAACTGTTTGCCTATTATGTCTATGCAGCACCTGAAGGCCATAAGAGGATTTCTGATACCtcagaactaaagttacagacacTTACCTGTTACCATGTAAGGTGTTgtgaatcaaacctaggtcctttagaacagccagtgttcttgactgataagccatctctccagtctctgtgctCCCATTTTAATACCACTTTATCTTATCTACTTGACTCTTAGACCCCATTACCTTCAACCTACTTTATAAAGTATATATAGTACATACTAAgtactatgttttgttttttaaagacagggtagggtcttactatgcatcccaggctggcctcacactggCAACCCTCGATTTCTGCTGGGAtgagaggcacacacagacacaaatgcttAAGTATCATTTCCACTGTGTTGTTCTTCTGGTCAGAAGACTTCAACTCTGGCCAGTGAGACAGATTGTCAAGCAAAGCcattgctgccaaacctgatgttCTGAGCTCAACCCGCAAGACCCACATGGAAGTAGAGAACTGCTTTTTATAAATTATGAAGTAACCTCCATATACAAGTATAACACATATTCTAAAACACACCCccaaagtaaatacataaatgtaactTAAGAAGCTCACAATGCTTGTCAGTTCAGTAAGCCTTTTTGCTTCTTAACTAAAAAAGGAAGGACTGCCATGCATCACACATCTACCTCCTCTATGTCAGCATGTCCTAGTCAGTTTATAAAGGCTTTTTCTTGAATTGAACTGAGAACTTATTTTCCCTGGAGTCATAACATCCTTGTGTGCATGTTATCTCATACAATCCTCATAACAATCAAGGGGTAAGCtagtatttccattttatagatgagaaaagtaAGTATCAAAGAACCAAAGGAACTTTTTCAAAGTCATCAAGGTaaaaatggaaaacctagaacTCTGCAACAAATTGGAACAATTAATGCAACAATTAATAAAACCTAATCTTTTTATAATCTAGTTCTTACCAATTCTACGTATTTCCCAGAATCTTCAAAATGTACTACACAATACATTTCTTCAAAGCATGAATTCCAAATATTTTCACACAAATTTGTCTTTGCATTAGAATCTTCCTATAACCAGATTACCCTGGAAAAGTCTCAAAGAGTAAATAACTGTGGCTCTGAATTACTCAAAGGACTTCTGTAGGTCTGTGAGAAGGAGCTCCAAGACAGAAGTGAAGAAGCCTGTGTGTGCTGCACGTGTGCACGCATGTGGGTGCACGGCAGCGTGAGAGGTCACCACTGTGTTCCTCTACTACTCTGCCTATTCCATTACAAAGGATCTCACCCTGAAGAGCTCCCTCGCTAGGGAGCTCCTAGAATCCATCTGTCCCCACCCTCCAATGCAGGGGGTCGCAGAAATGCCTGGCTTTTGGGGATGGGCCctggggattagaactcaggtcttcacacttgcatGTCAAGTGCTCTTGCTCACTGAACCAGCCCTCTAGTACATTTTTTATCTTAGCATATCCCCCAAAAGTCTGTGTGattcttaaaaattcttttaaaaatcattatgaCTTGAACTCATTCATGTTTAAACATATTATGAATTGAGAACCAGACAAATCTGTCTGGTGGGAAATGACCTTAAAGCTAATTGCTTTAAGAATTAGATTTCAAAGATTGGTGGATTTTGAAATTGTCATCAATAAGCTCGTAATTCAAGTGGAAGGAAAGTATACCCAAAGAAAAGAATTGTGGACTAACAGTCTTTAAGGAAGTCTGCCTCCAATATAAATCTTGAGCAAAGCTGTAGAAGTATGAAGGtgatatatataaacatacaactTCTCAGTTAAAAATGACCTTTAAAACAATCCAACTCCTATTGTGCCCTCCCTGGAACAGTTGAGCTCTTAGTCCCTTGAACTTCCTGCCCTATACTCTGTGAGCCAGACAGCGCACACTGCTTGCTACCTTGGTGAAAATGATTACTAATTTCATTTGATATTACCCTTCTATAGATTCTGAGTCACTGAGCAAAATCAAAGTCAAAGTACCAACTGTTAATATTATACCAAAATttggtaaaaattttaaatataaaaccaaataacAATTTTTCAgccaaagaaacaataaatacaTTCTTACAGATTTAGAactgttattttgcttttatgtcaCTGAAATGAGTAGTTACTATTTCTTACTTTTCTACAAATATAATTTAGATACTATTGGGTTGATATGGTAAGTCTTTATTAAGGCTAATAataagttattatagagtttaatGTGAAGCCATTCTGAAGTTTCATTAACGCTAGCTTTAGGAACACTGCTATCAATTGTTACACATAGACTAAGATCTTAAACAATGAAAAACCAAGTCTCTTTGGACAGGATTCAGATTAAGGCTATGTTGTAGCAAGATGGTTTCTGTCATAAAGCATTATGTGATATTACAAATATGGCAActattattaaatttttacattAAGCAAATGTTCATTACCTAAGCAGGCAGCAGCACCGACCATGGCATAAAGCCCAGGAGTGATGCAGTCAGCCCCAACCTCACACCACTCCTTGAAGATAAACCAGTCGTGGTGATAGTAGGCGAGCTGCTCCACCGCAATCCCCACGATTCTCCCTGCGATTGCTCCAATGGCCATGCTGGGGATGAACAAGCCTGATGGGACCTGTGACAGCAAGGAAAGGAACTTTTAATGACAGTCCCTAATCATGTGACTAAAACTATATCCTATGGATTTGTTTCTAACAATTGGCTCCATTTGTACCTTAATGAAACTCTAAAATCCTTACACAGAGTAAACTATCACACAATCTTGTTATATCAAAGTTTGTTAATAACTCTCTGATTTCAGTAACAAAGTAATAAAGCAGATTCTCTAAGCCAAAGAGAAATAACTCAAAATTTATTATCCTTTAtcctaaaaaaaaatccttagtcTGTAACAAAACTTTCAGTAGTCCACAGTAAAAtaaaggaggggaaaaagaaagtcTGGTATTTCCCATAGAACCAAATGTGTTCCATCTGAAGCAGTGAGCTCTCAAGATTGTCCCTCCATTACTCCTCACACACGATAGGAACAGCACATGTTACTTCTCATAAAGAACTACAGCATAAGTCAGGCCATGCTTCCAGAACTCCCAGTATTCTAAGTGGAATATACATGTGAATCaactaaaaggagaaaaatctttATTGGAAGAAATTCTCTTAAAATAAGGACAGAACATTGGCCTATTCTGAGCCAGTTAAAGGGATGTGCAATACAAAGGATTAAAATACACTTCACAATCTCCAGCTAGAATCCTTCAGCCAGAGACCAGGACTTAACAAGGGCCTGCcatctgcctccagcttcctcagTCTGACCAACCACAGCCACTGAGAATCTCTGCTGTAATTCTACTGTTAACACTGGGATTTATGGGGGAAACAACCTCTAGACAACTCTAAGACCTCTTTAACTTACTCTGCTAGGAAAAATAAGAGTAAAACTGtaagatttttttatgttttttttttaagtttgatatTTAATGGActaaaaaaggcaaaagaaaaacaatcttaaCTCAAAACTATCAACCTCCTAATCTCACAGAAGTAAAGCTGTTATACCACATGAGTGAGCTCAGTCTGTGAAAGAATGCCATCCCTGCCAAGTATCAACTGCCACAGGAACTACAGGTGGCATGATTGAAAGAACAGTATATGGCAAGTTGACATTTGCTTCTCCATGTTGGCATTCATAAAAAAGCTGTATTTAGTGAGTCCAAGAGATGCAATGCTCCAGGGCTCATGGTTCTAAGTCCCTGATGGATAGAGTCACAGTATTTATAGATCTAGCAACTTGATTCTGAGACCACAGTGCAAATTTCAGCTAACATACTACATTGTATAGAGAAGGTAGTATAATGATTTCTCCTGGATTGTTAGCCAGCTGACTTTTAAATCAAGAGATTACACTGTATTATCTGGGTGAATTAAAAGTAATCCTAGAGTTTTTTCATACAAAAGTGGGATTTCTAAGAATTAGACAAGAGAAAGATCTGACTAGCCATGGCTGCCTTTGAGTTTTAAGAAAGGGAACATAAGCCAAGGAAGGAATGCAGCCCCCTTGAACCTGGAAAATGCAGAAAAGCAGACTGTCCTACTGTCTCCACAAGTTATCAGAAACCTCTTGATTTAAGGCGAATACGTTCTTTTCAGATTTTGGTCTCTGAATTGCAATCATTTGAATGAAATTTCACTTCTAATTACACATAAGTATCTTGGATATATCATTATTCCAGTATCATCCCACATGAGCACTTACCTTGATACCAAAAGTGAACactgtcattattattttaaatatgagtGCTAGGCACAACTGCCAGATAGCTGAATATACTCCGACGCCTGCTGGACGGTCAGGAATATCATCAACAATCTTACTGGCATTCATGTCATTTCTGTAGTCACAAAGAGAGGAGGATTCCAGCGGCCCACAATCTGTAAACAGCTCTTTAATCAGTTCACTGGTGTTAAGCCTTGTATATGGGTTGGGGAAGGCTATCACAGCAGTAATGGCTGCAACAATAATGACTTCGAGAACAGGATACTTTCCAAATTTGGTGGACTTGCGTCGACGACACCAGGCAATATTTGCCCTAATAAAAAAAGCTCCCCAAAGCCCTCCAAATACCCCTagaagaatgaaaggaaacagTTCAAAAAGGTACCATGGTGTATGATACTCCACATAAAAAAGGACCAGACGGCTGTTACCAAATGGATTGATGGATCTCAAAACAAACGCCGCCACCAAAGCAGCAAAAAATGATCTCCATAAAGTTTTGAGAGGAAAATAATAGCTAAcctaaaaacacaaaaaagaaaaattaatgctATTATCTATTTCAGAGTAACTATaacttaagtaaaataaaattcacttTAAGTAACGCAAGTTTTGTTGCAGTTTGAATTTACGTGATTTGCCCTAATTTAAAAAAGGATGCTTTTTCTTTAACTATCATATAACTACAAATTCACAGTAACTGATTATGAATGTCTAATAATCATCTAGAATACCAAGAACTATTTAGTTTTCCAGAAGAGTTTCATATCTAATTCAATTATgttcactaaaaataaatatttccttagTAACTCTTGTTAGCTACGAAAAATGTAGTTGATTTGTCTCTtctattaaaaatacatattccaTTTAAGCAATAATATTATTTCCTTAGACATCAGTAACTGCTTAAGAAATAAttatacagaaaagaaacaattgTACAAACTTTAAACAAGCAAATCATACAACTTTAATTAAATGTTGGCTTAAGAATTGACTTaagatagtaaaaataaaattacagctgTAATTTAGCCAGCAGATATATAGGTTTTAGTGGCTTCCGTTGAGTGAAATCCGTATTTTGCTAGTTTTAAATATGTAAGGTTCAGCTAGAAACAATTATTACTATTTATACAGGAACAAAAGGTTTAAAGCAAGAAGCtgagaggcagctcagcagtAAAGTGCACATATATTGCTCCTATAGAGAATTCAGGTTTGGTACCCAGCGCCTTCACCCagtggctcacaacaacctgtaactctagctgcaggagatttgatgccctcgtCTGACTTCTGTGGCCATCTGCAGCTCACACACATATAACCCAAacacatatccatacacagaatttaaaaacaaatcttcacaaaaataagacattaataaaaattaagtaattaaaaaaaaacaattttctgtAGTTATCAGTTAtgtataaaacatttttcatGGAGAACTACTTTAAAACTGTCTAAAGTTAAAATCTTAAATTCTATTACACTAGCAATAAAAGTATGCACCAAGATACAACTGTAAATATAATTCTATGTCATTTTTAATGCTATCCTTTTGTACGTACCTCCTCCAAACTAAAAAGAACTCCTCCAATCGGCGCACCAAAAGCCA encodes:
- the Clcn3 gene encoding H(+)/Cl(-) exchange transporter 3 isoform X6, with amino-acid sequence MTNGGSINSSTHLLDLLDEPIPGVGTYDDFHTIDWVREKCKDRERHRRINSKKKESAWEMTKSLYDAWSGWLVVTLTGLASGALAGLIDIAADWMTDLKEGICLSALWYNHEQCCWGSNETTFEERDKCPQWKTWAELIIGQAEGPGSYIMNYIMYIFWALSFAFLAVSLVKVFAPYACGSGIPEIKTILSGFIIRGYLGKWTLMIKTITLVLAVASGLSLGKEGPLVHVACCCGNIFSYLFPKYSTNEAKKREVLSAASAAGVSVAFGAPIGGVLFSLEEVSYYFPLKTLWRSFFAALVAAFVLRSINPFGNSRLVLFYVEYHTPWYLFELFPFILLGVFGGLWGAFFIRANIAWCRRRKSTKFGKYPVLEVIIVAAITAVIAFPNPYTRLNTSELIKELFTDCGPLESSSLCDYRNDMNASKIVDDIPDRPAGVGVYSAIWQLCLALIFKIIMTVFTFGIKVPSGLFIPSMAIGAIAGRIVGIAVEQLAYYHHDWFIFKEWCEVGADCITPGLYAMVGAAACLGGVTRMTVSLVVIVFELTGGLEYIVPLMAAVMTSKWVGDAFGREGIYEAHIRLNGYPFLDAKEEFTHTTLAADVMRPRRSDPPLAVLTQDNMTVDDIENMINETSYNGFPVIMSKESQRLVGFALRRDLTIAIESARKKQEGIVGSSRVCFAQHTPSLPAESPRPLKLRSILDMSPFTVTDHTPMEIVVDIFRKLGLRQCLVTHNGRLLGIITKKDILRHMAQTANQDPASIMFN